From the Meriones unguiculatus strain TT.TT164.6M chromosome 12, Bangor_MerUng_6.1, whole genome shotgun sequence genome, one window contains:
- the LOC110558666 gene encoding large ribosomal subunit protein eL32-like has product MDTLQGKPSSSALPTRWLPSVLRQHGCLWPLVKPKIIKKRTKKFMRHQSDRNVKIKRNWRKPRGIDNRVRRRFKGLILMTNIGYGSNKKTKHMLPSGFRKFLVHNVKELEVLLMCNKSYCAEIDHNVSSKNRKAIVERAAQLAIRVTNPNTRLHSEENE; this is encoded by the exons ATGGATACTTTACAAGGAA AGCCTTCTTCCTCGGCGCTACCTACGAGGTGGCTGCCATCTGTTTTGAGGCAACATggctgcctctggcctctggtgAAGCCCAAGATCATCAAAAAGAGGACAAAGAAGTTCATGAGGCACCAGTCAGACCGAAATGTCAAAATCAAGCGAAACTGGCGGAAACCCAGAGGTATCGACAACAGGGTTCGGAGAAGATTCAAGGGCCTGATCCTGATGACCAACATTGGTTATGGGAGCAACAAGAAAACTAAGCACATGCTGCCCAGCGGCTTCCGGAAGTTTCTGGTCCACAATGTCAAAGAGCTGGAGGTGCTGCTGATGTGCAACAAGTCTTACTGTGCTGAGATTGATCACAATGTGTCCTCCAAGAACCGGAAAGCCATCGTAGAAAGAGCAGCACAACTGGCCATCAGAGTGACCAATCCCAACACCAGGCTGCACAGTGAAGAGAATGAGTAG